A section of the Metabacillus endolithicus genome encodes:
- a CDS encoding amino acid ABC transporter ATP-binding protein: MITVKKLKKSFGANHVLKDINVTIKPQEVVVVIGPSGSGKSTFLRCLNLLESVSGGQVMIDGVDLTDKKTDINKVREDVGMVFQQFNLFPHKTVMENITMAPIRVKKMKEELAKEKALQLLQKVGLAEKANAYPNSLSGGQKQRVAIARALAMEPKIMLFDEPTSALDPEMVGEVLEVMKQLAREGMTMVVVTHEMGFAKEVGDRVIFMDGGYIIEENMPEPLFNDPQHERTKAFLSKVL, translated from the coding sequence ATGATTACTGTAAAAAAATTAAAGAAATCATTTGGCGCAAACCATGTACTGAAAGATATTAATGTCACAATTAAGCCTCAAGAAGTGGTTGTTGTAATAGGTCCTTCTGGTTCAGGAAAATCTACCTTCTTACGATGCCTTAACTTGCTAGAATCGGTTTCGGGCGGACAAGTTATGATAGATGGTGTTGATTTAACGGATAAAAAAACAGATATAAATAAGGTTCGTGAAGATGTAGGCATGGTTTTTCAGCAATTCAATCTTTTTCCCCACAAAACGGTTATGGAAAATATTACAATGGCACCAATAAGAGTAAAGAAAATGAAGGAGGAGTTAGCAAAAGAAAAGGCATTACAGCTCCTTCAAAAGGTAGGATTAGCTGAAAAAGCTAATGCTTATCCAAATTCTTTGTCAGGTGGTCAAAAACAACGTGTAGCGATTGCTAGGGCATTGGCTATGGAGCCAAAAATTATGTTGTTTGATGAGCCAACTTCTGCCCTAGATCCAGAAATGGTTGGAGAGGTTCTTGAGGTTATGAAGCAATTGGCTCGAGAAGGAATGACAATGGTCGTTGTTACTCATGAAATGGGGTTTGCAAAAGAGGTTGGTGATCGTGTAATTTTCATGGACGGTGGTTATATTATAGAAGAAAATATGCCAGAGCCATTATTTAATGATCCACAGCATGAAAGAACAAAAGCTTTCTTAAGTAAGGTATTGTAA